The following proteins are co-located in the Polymorphospora rubra genome:
- a CDS encoding amino acid adenylation domain-containing protein encodes MTDSGPTLYQRFAESAARHHDAPALRVAGHELRYAELLDRVERLATRLVTAHGRPPRTVGLCASRSLAAYVGYLATLRLAATVVPLGPAVPARRNRLVCASAGVDVLIVDDEGRAGGAELAADGRTVVELLETAGHAWYDEPGARWTGSYAGRPDDIAYTLFTSGSTGTPKGVPIRHRNLGTYLSQAVERYQVGPGSRLSQTFELTFDPSVFDMFVAWLSGATLVVAGPGDTLSPVRYVNDHQITHWFSVPSVISLARRLRMLRPGCLPSLRWSLFAGEQLTLTQARTWADAAPASTLENLYGPTELTVTCTGYRLPGTRDGWPRTSNGTVPIGRPYPHLDGVLLDADGTAGDDGELCIRGEQRFDGYLDPAQNAGRFARPDGTATTGVVAAPEPADWYRTGDRCRWEDGELVHLGRIDDQVKIHGYRIELGEVESVLRQHPAVHEVVVLALPGDAGEVELTALYTSDGLDEATLAELVTQRLPAFMAPASYHHVEHFPVNGNGKIDRRRLAADHGLT; translated from the coding sequence TTGACGGACTCCGGACCGACGCTCTATCAACGGTTCGCCGAATCGGCCGCCCGGCACCACGACGCGCCCGCGCTGCGGGTCGCCGGGCACGAGCTGCGGTACGCCGAACTGCTCGACCGGGTCGAGCGGCTCGCGACCCGCCTGGTCACCGCACACGGGCGGCCACCGCGCACGGTCGGGCTCTGCGCGTCGCGGAGTCTGGCCGCCTACGTCGGATACCTCGCCACGCTGCGGCTGGCGGCGACGGTCGTACCGCTCGGCCCGGCGGTACCGGCCCGACGCAACCGCCTGGTCTGCGCCTCGGCCGGGGTGGACGTCCTGATCGTCGACGACGAGGGGCGGGCCGGCGGCGCGGAACTGGCCGCCGACGGACGGACCGTGGTGGAACTGCTGGAGACCGCCGGCCACGCCTGGTACGACGAACCCGGCGCACGGTGGACCGGGTCCTACGCCGGACGGCCGGACGACATCGCCTACACGCTGTTCACCTCGGGGTCCACCGGCACACCGAAGGGTGTACCGATCCGGCACCGCAACCTCGGCACCTATCTCAGCCAGGCCGTCGAGCGTTACCAGGTCGGGCCCGGTTCCCGGCTCTCCCAGACCTTCGAACTGACCTTCGACCCGTCGGTCTTCGACATGTTCGTCGCCTGGCTGTCCGGCGCGACCCTGGTGGTCGCCGGCCCCGGCGACACCCTTTCGCCCGTCCGGTACGTCAACGACCACCAGATCACCCACTGGTTCTCCGTACCGTCGGTGATCTCCCTGGCCCGCCGGCTGCGGATGCTGCGCCCCGGCTGCCTGCCCAGCCTGCGCTGGAGCCTCTTCGCCGGCGAGCAGCTCACCCTCACCCAGGCCCGCACCTGGGCGGACGCCGCGCCGGCCAGCACCCTGGAGAACCTCTACGGGCCGACCGAACTGACCGTCACCTGCACCGGCTACCGGCTGCCCGGCACCCGCGACGGATGGCCGCGGACGTCGAACGGCACCGTGCCGATCGGCCGCCCCTACCCACACCTCGACGGCGTCCTGCTCGACGCCGACGGCACCGCCGGCGACGACGGCGAACTGTGCATACGCGGCGAACAGCGCTTCGACGGCTACCTGGACCCCGCGCAGAACGCCGGCCGCTTCGCCCGCCCCGACGGCACGGCCACGACCGGGGTCGTGGCCGCACCGGAGCCGGCCGACTGGTACCGCACCGGCGACCGCTGCCGGTGGGAGGACGGCGAACTGGTGCACCTCGGCCGTATCGACGACCAGGTCAAGATCCACGGCTACCGGATCGAACTCGGCGAGGTCGAATCCGTGCTCCGGCAACATCCGGCGGTCCACGAGGTCGTCGTCCTCGCGCTGCCCGGCGACGCCGGCGAGGTCGAACTGACCGCCCTCTACACGTCCGACGGGCTCGACGAGGCGACACTGGCAGAACTGGTGACGCAGCGGCTGCCCGCCTTCATGGCCCCCGCCAGCTATCACCACGTCGAACACTTCCCGGTGAACGGCAACGGAAAGATCGACCGCAGACGCCTCGCCGCCGACCACGGACTGACCTGA
- a CDS encoding MFS transporter encodes MTKTQPPVQPDLASGRRNEWTLVFFTGTTNIADAVARIALPLLAAQISRSPIVVTAVAAILSLPWLVTALHIGVFVDRMDRKTLLVAAEIGRMASIGALLLAVLTDATNLPLIYVAALVIGLADVVAGISGASIVPQAVPKHRWETANARITALEYLFNGFAGQPIGGFLVAAGFAIALSVTGAAYVAGIVLLLLLVGNFKVVSSTPRRPVHTEIRDGIRFLWQHRLLRTMALLITIMAGCWAAWLALIPVYAVGGPLGLDERQYGFLLTCLGAGGVVGTVIVGPVNRWIGRRWSMFTDIVGAFVLVATPALLPARPGSAWWIGIAAFVAGAGGTMWTVNSRFITQSLVPAEMLGRFSAASRLVSWGMTPVAAILAGILAQVFSYRVAFGTFAVFCLVLVYPFLRVVTAEATAEVDRPTPPPADPAPVGKQPTSPDDGPTEGDDLPEAAATTGGPR; translated from the coding sequence GTGACCAAAACTCAGCCCCCAGTTCAGCCTGACCTGGCCTCGGGGAGGCGGAATGAATGGACTCTGGTCTTCTTCACCGGCACCACGAACATCGCCGACGCGGTGGCCCGGATAGCACTTCCCCTGCTCGCGGCCCAGATCAGTCGATCCCCGATCGTGGTCACCGCGGTGGCCGCCATCCTGAGCCTGCCGTGGCTGGTGACCGCACTGCACATCGGGGTCTTCGTCGACCGGATGGACCGCAAGACCCTGCTGGTCGCGGCCGAGATCGGCCGGATGGCCTCGATCGGCGCACTCCTGCTCGCGGTGCTGACCGACGCCACCAACCTGCCGCTGATCTACGTCGCGGCGTTGGTCATCGGGCTCGCCGACGTGGTCGCCGGCATCTCCGGCGCGTCGATCGTGCCGCAGGCCGTACCCAAGCACCGCTGGGAGACCGCCAACGCCCGGATCACCGCCCTCGAATACCTGTTCAACGGGTTCGCCGGGCAGCCGATCGGCGGCTTCCTGGTCGCCGCCGGGTTCGCCATCGCCCTCAGCGTCACCGGCGCCGCCTACGTCGCCGGGATCGTGCTCCTGCTGCTGCTGGTCGGCAACTTCAAGGTGGTCAGCAGCACGCCCCGCCGCCCGGTGCACACCGAGATCCGCGACGGCATCCGGTTCCTCTGGCAGCACCGGCTGCTGCGTACGATGGCGCTGCTCATCACCATCATGGCGGGCTGCTGGGCCGCCTGGCTCGCCCTCATCCCGGTCTACGCCGTGGGCGGCCCACTCGGCCTCGACGAACGCCAGTACGGGTTCCTGCTGACCTGCCTGGGCGCCGGCGGCGTGGTCGGCACCGTCATCGTCGGCCCGGTCAACCGGTGGATCGGCCGGCGTTGGTCGATGTTCACCGACATCGTCGGCGCGTTCGTCCTCGTGGCCACGCCCGCGCTGCTGCCGGCCAGGCCGGGCAGCGCGTGGTGGATCGGCATCGCCGCCTTCGTCGCCGGCGCCGGCGGTACGATGTGGACGGTCAACTCGCGCTTCATCACCCAGTCCCTTGTACCGGCGGAGATGCTGGGCCGGTTCAGCGCGGCCAGCCGGCTCGTGTCGTGGGGCATGACGCCGGTCGCCGCGATCCTCGCCGGAATTCTCGCCCAGGTGTTCTCCTACCGGGTCGCGTTCGGCACTTTCGCCGTCTTCTGTCTCGTCCTGGTCTATCCGTTCCTGCGGGTCGTGACGGCCGAGGCCACCGCCGAGGTCGACCGCCCCACGCCGCCGCCCGCCGATCCGGCGCCGGTCGGGAAGCAGCCCACCAGCCCGGACGACGGCCCGACCGAGGGCGACGATCTCCCGGAGGCCGCCGCGACGACGGGAGGGCCTCGTTGA
- a CDS encoding acyl carrier protein, translated as MTLLDLDTTIAKYASVAFDDSTPLLEAGLESLSLLRLAVEVATDDDAEIDATRLVDLRTVGDLKGWLRELASTGAVDGRPR; from the coding sequence ATGACGCTGCTCGATCTCGATACGACGATCGCGAAGTACGCCTCGGTGGCCTTCGACGACTCGACCCCGTTGCTGGAGGCCGGCCTCGAGTCGCTCTCCCTGCTCCGGCTGGCGGTCGAGGTCGCGACCGACGACGACGCGGAGATCGACGCCACCCGGCTGGTCGACCTGCGTACGGTCGGCGACCTCAAGGGCTGGCTGCGCGAGCTGGCGTCGACCGGCGCCGTCGACGGGAGGCCACGGTGA
- a CDS encoding non-ribosomal peptide synthetase — protein sequence MSVETEPAPDSDPGRLPITESQKGLLVVNERSPGHAVYNQLVRFDIDPAIPADTVDRALAAVVAVQPAMRQVFRLLPTMHARLTPPPHPHDLPVDRATVPARDYEETVAAALRRIGRPEFDLAAGPAYRFATVRSADGTRATILLADHHIILDGVSMGPLVRDLEDALAGRLDEAETRRRRAAREAAFGKELAAQNRRSGSDQVAERARHWAARLREVPPLVLAPLPGRPTQTTFTGDRVSWQLSPAETRSLADTCRRLDISPFVLLSGIYGAVLARHGNVSSVLIGSPFMARRTVGAFDLGGFFVNTLPVTIDVEWERTVDEHLGKVVRDAVDFCRSNVEVTFNQLVTEVAPDRSSNRNPLFSAMLAMQDTFAPEATTAVRRVLEPGNGTAKFDLWLGATPVDGRWLLEVEYDRQLIAPVVADGILASLRGALRGALADGSRTLGALFDDASAAASVRSDGWTAALPGETPWDWVSAVARRRPDHPAIEDPVRQLSYAQLLAEAERVSAGLAARGIGPGDVVGLAADTLCDTVAAILAILRRGAAYLPLDAGLPADRLSYMARRAGCALVAGTLRLPGIDTAAVADLAASTDPVPPSLADPGAPVYVMFTSGSTGQPKGVQMGHRPLAHLTRWQIAALAMDEETRFLQYAPLGFDVSFQEIVPTLAVGGTVVSREPADRRFFTAILSRIAETGVTHVYLPVAALRPLVQTAATRGTRLPALRHLCVSGEQLLVDDEIRAFFTAHPHCTLVNLYGPTETHAVTSYRLSGRDEVWPAHVPIGLPYPYVAAYVVDATGHLAPPGVAGELMLGGLCCADGYVNDPEITAERFVPDRFSADGTGTMYRTGDLVVRDERGELIFLGRIDTQVKIRGYRIELGEIEVVANQADAVRQAVAVVRGDGTDRELGLFVQAESAAVVDVDDLRERLTRALPVYMRPLWVFPVERIPTTATGKTDRDALLRLADELLAEEQAGQAAAEIGYADELERELAGIWSGVLGVDAIRPDRPLIEYGAHSLNIFTTLAEVQERYGVPVPMVDFFAAPTVATLARLVRAGRDGGPGDS from the coding sequence GTGAGCGTGGAGACCGAACCCGCGCCCGACTCCGACCCGGGTCGGTTGCCGATCACGGAATCGCAGAAGGGCCTGCTGGTCGTCAACGAACGCAGCCCCGGACACGCGGTCTACAACCAACTGGTCCGCTTCGACATCGACCCGGCGATCCCGGCCGACACCGTGGACCGGGCATTGGCGGCCGTGGTCGCCGTACAACCGGCGATGCGTCAGGTCTTCCGGCTGCTGCCGACGATGCACGCCCGGCTGACCCCGCCACCGCACCCGCACGACCTGCCCGTCGACCGCGCCACCGTGCCGGCCCGCGACTACGAGGAGACGGTGGCCGCCGCCCTGCGCCGCATCGGCCGCCCGGAGTTCGACCTGGCGGCCGGGCCGGCGTACCGGTTCGCGACGGTCCGGTCGGCCGACGGCACGCGGGCCACGATCCTCCTGGCCGACCACCACATCATCCTCGACGGCGTGTCGATGGGGCCCCTGGTACGCGACCTGGAGGACGCCCTCGCCGGCCGGCTCGACGAGGCCGAGACGCGGCGCCGCCGGGCGGCGCGGGAAGCGGCCTTCGGCAAGGAACTGGCCGCGCAGAACCGCCGGTCGGGCTCCGACCAGGTGGCCGAGCGGGCCCGGCACTGGGCCGCCCGCCTGCGGGAGGTGCCGCCCCTGGTGCTGGCGCCGCTGCCCGGACGCCCCACCCAGACCACCTTCACCGGTGACCGGGTCTCCTGGCAGCTGAGCCCGGCCGAGACCCGGTCCCTGGCCGACACCTGCCGGCGGCTCGACATCTCCCCGTTCGTGCTCCTCTCCGGCATCTACGGTGCGGTGCTCGCCCGGCACGGCAACGTGTCCAGCGTCCTGATCGGCAGCCCGTTCATGGCCCGGCGGACCGTCGGCGCCTTCGACCTCGGCGGGTTCTTCGTCAACACCCTGCCGGTGACGATCGACGTCGAGTGGGAGCGCACCGTCGACGAGCACCTCGGCAAGGTCGTCCGCGACGCCGTCGACTTCTGCCGGTCCAACGTCGAGGTCACCTTCAACCAGCTGGTCACCGAGGTCGCCCCGGACCGGTCGAGCAACCGGAACCCGCTGTTCTCGGCCATGCTGGCCATGCAGGACACCTTCGCGCCGGAGGCGACGACCGCGGTGCGGCGGGTGCTGGAGCCCGGCAACGGCACGGCGAAGTTCGACCTGTGGCTCGGCGCCACCCCGGTCGACGGCCGCTGGCTGCTCGAGGTCGAATACGACCGGCAGCTCATCGCCCCGGTCGTCGCCGACGGGATCCTCGCCTCACTGCGGGGTGCGCTGCGCGGTGCGCTCGCCGACGGGTCGCGTACCCTCGGCGCCCTCTTCGACGACGCCTCGGCGGCGGCCAGCGTCCGGTCCGACGGCTGGACCGCGGCGCTGCCCGGGGAGACGCCGTGGGACTGGGTGTCCGCCGTCGCCCGTCGACGGCCGGACCACCCGGCGATCGAGGACCCGGTACGCCAGCTCAGCTACGCGCAACTGCTGGCCGAGGCCGAACGGGTCAGCGCCGGGCTGGCCGCCCGGGGGATCGGCCCCGGCGACGTGGTCGGACTCGCCGCCGATACCCTCTGCGACACCGTCGCCGCCATCCTGGCCATCCTGCGCCGGGGCGCGGCCTACCTGCCGCTGGACGCGGGCCTGCCGGCGGACCGCCTGTCCTACATGGCGCGGCGGGCCGGCTGCGCGCTCGTCGCGGGCACGCTGCGCCTCCCCGGAATCGACACCGCGGCGGTGGCGGACCTCGCCGCCTCGACCGACCCGGTGCCGCCGTCGCTGGCCGACCCCGGCGCACCGGTCTACGTGATGTTCACCTCCGGCTCGACCGGCCAGCCCAAGGGTGTCCAGATGGGACACCGGCCGCTGGCCCACCTCACCCGGTGGCAGATCGCCGCGCTGGCGATGGACGAGGAGACCCGCTTCCTCCAGTACGCCCCGCTCGGCTTCGACGTGTCCTTCCAGGAGATCGTGCCGACGCTGGCGGTCGGCGGGACGGTGGTGTCCCGGGAACCCGCCGACCGGCGCTTCTTCACCGCGATCCTCAGCCGGATCGCGGAGACCGGGGTGACCCACGTCTACCTGCCGGTCGCCGCGCTGCGACCGTTGGTGCAGACCGCGGCCACCCGCGGTACCCGGCTGCCCGCGCTGCGCCACCTCTGCGTCTCCGGGGAGCAGTTGCTCGTCGACGACGAGATCCGCGCGTTCTTCACCGCCCACCCGCACTGCACGCTGGTCAACCTCTACGGGCCCACCGAGACGCACGCCGTCACCTCCTACCGGCTGTCCGGCCGCGACGAGGTGTGGCCGGCACACGTGCCGATCGGGCTGCCGTACCCGTACGTCGCCGCGTACGTCGTGGACGCCACCGGGCACCTCGCCCCGCCCGGCGTCGCCGGCGAACTGATGCTCGGCGGGCTCTGCTGCGCCGACGGCTACGTCAACGACCCGGAGATCACCGCCGAGCGGTTCGTGCCGGACCGGTTCTCGGCGGACGGGACCGGCACCATGTACCGCACCGGCGACCTCGTGGTCCGCGACGAACGGGGCGAACTGATCTTCCTCGGCCGGATCGACACCCAGGTGAAGATCCGCGGCTACCGCATCGAACTCGGCGAGATCGAGGTGGTGGCCAACCAGGCCGACGCCGTACGGCAGGCGGTGGCGGTCGTCCGGGGCGACGGCACCGACCGTGAACTGGGCCTGTTCGTCCAGGCCGAATCGGCGGCGGTCGTCGACGTCGACGACCTGCGGGAGCGGCTGACCCGGGCGCTTCCGGTCTACATGCGACCACTGTGGGTCTTCCCGGTTGAGCGGATACCGACCACCGCCACCGGCAAGACCGACCGCGACGCGCTGCTGCGGCTGGCCGACGAACTGCTCGCCGAGGAACAGGCCGGCCAGGCCGCGGCGGAGATCGGGTACGCCGACGAACTCGAACGCGAACTCGCCGGCATCTGGTCCGGCGTGCTCGGCGTCGACGCCATCCGGCCCGACCGGCCGCTGATCGAGTACGGCGCCCACTCGCTGAACATCTTCACCACGCTGGCCGAGGTGCAGGAACGGTACGGCGTGCCGGTGCCGATGGTCGACTTCTTCGCCGCGCCGACGGTCGCCACGCTGGCCAGACTCGTCCGCGCCGGCCGCGACGGCGGGCCGGGGGACTCCTGA
- a CDS encoding alpha/beta fold hydrolase has product MAPRLPGRVVPLVRRGDRPVCVLLPGAGGGLNPYLRLAAALAPTHNVCVVRAAGLVPAEAPEESIDQMAEAALAALDADGLAPAAVFGWSLGGAVAWEICVRLADRGSRPDLVLVDASPLPRDSTTEDDTRIRETIVAMLGPRPEPDTVDRVRRVFDAQVAALAAYRSERGYPGRVLLLMCTDDEFTFRPRAERRWRELAPDLRAGRLDAGHFEVLEAEHLPQLTERIVPFLDPATQEAVR; this is encoded by the coding sequence ATGGCGCCCAGGCTCCCGGGACGGGTCGTACCCCTGGTCCGGCGCGGCGACCGGCCGGTCTGCGTACTGCTGCCCGGGGCCGGCGGCGGACTGAACCCGTACCTGCGGCTCGCGGCGGCGCTCGCCCCGACCCACAACGTCTGCGTCGTACGGGCGGCCGGCCTGGTGCCCGCCGAGGCACCGGAGGAGTCGATCGACCAGATGGCCGAGGCCGCGCTGGCGGCACTGGACGCCGACGGGCTGGCCCCGGCCGCCGTCTTCGGCTGGTCGCTGGGCGGTGCGGTGGCCTGGGAGATCTGCGTCCGGCTGGCCGACCGGGGCAGCCGGCCCGATCTGGTGCTGGTCGACGCCTCGCCACTGCCCAGGGACTCGACCACCGAGGACGACACCCGGATCCGCGAGACGATCGTGGCGATGCTCGGCCCCCGGCCGGAGCCCGACACCGTCGACCGGGTCCGGCGGGTCTTCGACGCCCAGGTGGCCGCACTCGCCGCCTACCGGTCCGAACGCGGCTATCCGGGCCGGGTGCTGCTGCTGATGTGCACCGACGACGAGTTCACGTTCCGGCCGCGGGCGGAACGCCGCTGGCGGGAACTGGCACCGGACCTGCGGGCCGGGCGGCTCGACGCCGGCCACTTCGAGGTGCTCGAGGCCGAACACCTGCCGCAGCTCACCGAACGGATCGTGCCGTTCCTCGACCCGGCGACGCAGGAGGCGGTGCGGTGA
- a CDS encoding SDR family NAD(P)-dependent oxidoreductase yields the protein MSAIAVVSGGTRGIGLAFSRRLVKLGYEVVALYRSDARAAAAAADEVGAMLHPVRLDVGDPAAVATATAALLATYGAPTVLVNNAGVNVDRPFLEMTSQDWHRVLDTNLSGVFHLTRALAPAMLDTGRDGAIVNIGATTGIRPRRNGVNYCASKAGLLQLTKCLALELAPRIRVNCLIPGMTETEELVTRFRLDDPVARAAVTAEIPRDRIGTVEEIADALEFLVGPGSGYLTGQKLIVDGGQFMW from the coding sequence GTGAGCGCGATCGCGGTGGTCAGCGGCGGAACCCGGGGCATCGGGCTGGCGTTCAGCCGCCGCCTGGTCAAGCTCGGCTACGAGGTCGTCGCCCTCTACCGGTCCGACGCGCGGGCGGCGGCGGCAGCGGCCGACGAGGTCGGCGCCATGCTCCACCCCGTACGCCTCGACGTCGGCGACCCGGCGGCCGTCGCCACCGCGACGGCGGCCCTGCTGGCCACGTACGGGGCGCCGACGGTGCTGGTCAACAACGCCGGCGTCAACGTCGACCGGCCGTTCCTGGAGATGACGTCGCAGGACTGGCACCGGGTGCTCGACACCAACCTCTCCGGCGTCTTCCACCTCACCCGGGCGCTCGCGCCGGCGATGCTCGACACCGGCCGCGACGGTGCCATCGTCAACATCGGCGCCACCACCGGGATCCGGCCCCGCCGCAACGGGGTCAACTACTGCGCGAGCAAGGCCGGTCTGCTCCAGCTCACCAAATGTCTCGCCCTGGAGTTGGCGCCCCGGATCCGGGTCAACTGCCTCATCCCCGGGATGACCGAGACCGAGGAACTGGTCACCAGGTTCCGGCTGGACGATCCGGTCGCCCGGGCGGCGGTCACCGCCGAGATCCCCCGGGACCGGATCGGCACCGTCGAGGAGATCGCCGACGCGCTGGAGTTCCTGGTCGGTCCGGGCAGCGGCTACCTGACCGGTCAGAAACTCATAGTGGACGGTGGGCAGTTCATGTGGTGA
- a CDS encoding glutamate-5-semialdehyde dehydrogenase — protein sequence MTAIEDVLARAAAARAAAPAPGDPRYDRYCAALADELTRDWDTVLAANATDVARAVAAGLGAELVGRLSLGKEHLDLLTGLAERTGRLLPEHVAPTREHRAHLGMAVRRIPKPLGVALMIFEARPTVTVEGALLPVAVGNVVVLRGGAEIAATNRALATAVGRALAVAGLPAGMVQILDDTDRRLVRALLKRHDAVDVLIPRGSPSLIDYCLTSSTIPVIASGGGVNHLYVDRSADLELAAAIALDSKLGEPTACNTLELVLAHTEVAAELTAALLRAGADLPEPWLLRLDPRLAGVVAAAAGRVAELADTDDGREFLDRSIGVRPVAGLDEAVAHIRRYGSGHTEGVVAADRAVVDGFLAAVDAAALVVNGSLRLHDGPTMALGPELSISTGRLHVRGPVDLSALLTHSWVIDAEGALRDGGTEAA from the coding sequence GTGACCGCGATCGAAGACGTACTCGCCCGCGCCGCGGCGGCCCGCGCCGCCGCCCCCGCGCCCGGCGACCCACGGTACGACCGCTACTGCGCGGCGCTGGCCGACGAACTCACCCGGGACTGGGACACGGTGCTCGCGGCGAACGCGACCGACGTCGCCCGGGCGGTGGCGGCCGGACTCGGCGCCGAACTGGTCGGCCGGCTCAGCCTCGGCAAGGAGCACCTCGACCTGCTCACCGGACTGGCCGAGCGGACCGGACGGCTGCTGCCGGAGCACGTCGCACCGACCCGGGAACACCGCGCCCACCTCGGGATGGCGGTACGCCGGATCCCGAAGCCGCTCGGCGTCGCCCTGATGATCTTCGAGGCGCGGCCGACGGTGACCGTCGAGGGCGCGCTGCTCCCGGTGGCCGTCGGGAACGTGGTCGTCCTGCGCGGCGGTGCGGAGATCGCGGCCACCAACCGGGCGCTGGCCACGGCGGTCGGCCGGGCGCTGGCGGTGGCCGGGCTGCCCGCCGGGATGGTCCAGATCCTCGACGACACCGACCGCCGGCTGGTCCGGGCGCTGCTGAAGCGGCACGACGCGGTCGACGTACTGATCCCCCGGGGCAGCCCGTCGCTGATCGACTACTGCCTCACCAGTTCGACGATCCCGGTCATCGCCTCCGGCGGCGGGGTCAACCACCTCTACGTGGACCGCAGCGCCGACCTGGAACTGGCCGCCGCCATCGCCCTGGACAGCAAACTCGGCGAGCCGACCGCCTGCAACACCCTCGAACTCGTCCTGGCCCACACCGAGGTGGCCGCCGAGCTGACCGCGGCCCTGCTGCGGGCCGGCGCCGACCTGCCCGAGCCCTGGCTGCTGCGGCTCGACCCGCGACTGGCCGGCGTCGTGGCCGCGGCCGCCGGACGGGTGGCCGAACTGGCCGACACCGACGACGGCCGCGAATTCCTCGACCGGTCGATCGGCGTACGGCCGGTGGCCGGCCTCGACGAGGCGGTGGCGCACATCCGCCGGTACGGCTCGGGGCACACCGAGGGCGTGGTCGCCGCCGACCGGGCCGTCGTCGACGGGTTCCTCGCCGCGGTCGACGCCGCCGCCCTGGTCGTCAACGGCTCGCTGCGCCTGCACGACGGCCCGACGATGGCGCTCGGCCCGGAGCTGTCGATCAGCACCGGTCGGCTGCACGTGCGGGGACCGGTCGACCTGTCGGCCCTGCTCACCCACAGCTGGGTGATCGACGCGGAGGGCGCCCTGCGCGACGGCGGGACGGAGGCGGCATGA
- a CDS encoding phosphopantetheine-binding protein — protein sequence MTVRRAQVNDAVKRLVVRESRLSIAPATVADDEPLNGALLKVNSLGFLGMLVRLEDELDVTLPDDIFAGRAFTTVADLVDVVVEVLEVEA from the coding sequence ATGACGGTCCGGCGGGCCCAGGTCAACGACGCGGTCAAGCGCCTGGTCGTACGGGAGTCGCGGTTGTCGATCGCACCCGCGACGGTGGCCGACGACGAGCCGCTCAACGGCGCCCTGCTGAAGGTCAACTCGCTGGGCTTCCTCGGGATGCTGGTCCGGCTGGAGGACGAACTCGACGTCACCCTGCCCGACGACATCTTCGCCGGCCGGGCGTTCACGACCGTCGCCGACCTGGTCGACGTCGTCGTCGAGGTGCTGGAGGTGGAGGCGTGA
- a CDS encoding TrpB-like pyridoxal phosphate-dependent enzyme: MTGLPSAWRSVLPHLGYDLPADLTPEGSGGPVVATVPLELIRQSTSRREFWPIPEPVLAEYRRYRPTPLWRARRFEAETRATVPIYVKYEGGNISGSHKFNTALAQAYYYQRAGFRELVTGTGAGQWGSALAAACATIGLACTVFMVGGSLRDKPYRGSLMRLYGAELHASPSALTAAGRKAAAGDGGNSLALAIGEAVEYARADPKRAFCIGSGETYSILHQSVIGLEAVDQLAALGADVDTVVGCVGAGSNFGGVALPYFAAARNGERDADTALVAVESSATPKLTRGVYAYDHTDSTGTGPMEAMYTIGSGYAIPASHSAGLRFHGAAKVISAMRHRNQIQARAVGQRAALDAGRTFARTELVLAAPESGHALAAAAAIASGRDGHRPRRGVLVCVSGHGLLDLSAYDKLLAGLPEDAPADEGGLRAATAVLRAVPPTEGG; encoded by the coding sequence GTGACGGGGCTGCCTTCCGCCTGGCGCAGCGTCCTGCCGCACCTGGGCTACGACCTGCCCGCCGACCTGACCCCGGAGGGCAGCGGCGGCCCGGTCGTCGCCACCGTGCCGCTGGAGCTGATCCGCCAGAGCACCTCCCGCCGCGAGTTCTGGCCCATCCCGGAACCGGTGCTGGCGGAATACCGGCGCTACCGGCCGACACCGCTGTGGCGGGCCCGCCGGTTCGAGGCCGAGACGCGCGCCACCGTGCCGATCTACGTTAAGTACGAGGGCGGCAACATCTCCGGCAGCCACAAGTTCAACACCGCGCTGGCGCAGGCGTACTACTACCAGCGGGCCGGCTTCCGCGAGCTGGTCACCGGCACCGGGGCGGGGCAGTGGGGCAGCGCGCTCGCCGCCGCCTGCGCCACGATCGGCCTGGCCTGCACCGTTTTCATGGTCGGCGGCAGCCTGCGGGACAAGCCCTACCGGGGCAGCCTGATGCGGCTGTACGGCGCCGAGCTGCACGCCAGCCCGAGCGCCCTGACGGCGGCCGGCCGGAAGGCGGCCGCCGGTGACGGGGGAAACAGCCTCGCGCTGGCGATCGGTGAGGCGGTCGAGTACGCCAGGGCGGATCCGAAGCGGGCCTTCTGCATCGGCAGCGGCGAGACGTACAGCATCCTGCACCAGTCGGTGATCGGCCTGGAGGCGGTCGACCAGCTCGCCGCGCTCGGCGCGGACGTCGACACCGTCGTCGGCTGTGTCGGCGCCGGCTCCAACTTCGGCGGCGTCGCCCTGCCGTACTTCGCCGCGGCGAGGAACGGCGAACGGGACGCCGACACCGCACTGGTGGCGGTCGAGTCCAGCGCCACCCCGAAGCTGACCCGCGGCGTGTACGCGTACGACCACACCGACTCCACCGGCACCGGACCGATGGAGGCGATGTACACGATCGGCAGCGGGTACGCCATCCCGGCCTCGCACTCGGCCGGGCTGCGGTTCCACGGCGCGGCGAAGGTGATCTCCGCGATGCGGCACCGGAACCAGATCCAGGCACGCGCGGTGGGGCAGCGGGCCGCGCTCGACGCCGGGCGGACGTTCGCCCGTACCGAACTGGTGCTGGCGGCGCCCGAGTCCGGGCACGCGCTGGCCGCCGCCGCCGCGATCGCGTCCGGCCGGGACGGGCACCGACCCCGCCGGGGCGTGCTCGTCTGCGTGAGCGGGCACGGCCTGCTCGACCTGAGCGCCTACGACAAGCTCCTCGCCGGCCTGCCCGAGGACGCCCCGGCCGACGAGGGCGGCCTGCGGGCGGCGACCGCCGTGCTGCGCGCGGTACCCCCGACGGAAGGCGGCTGA